Proteins encoded in a region of the Dreissena polymorpha isolate Duluth1 chromosome 6, UMN_Dpol_1.0, whole genome shotgun sequence genome:
- the LOC127836033 gene encoding uncharacterized protein LOC127836033, translating into MFELIQKHIQLRISEQSKVTKIRKAKGKSSFGLSQLSSDKLKIPITNYGAEVFRLLVEFIHCGEVNINEDTLADLFCGASQFEVSELPGACLDFVERYVKLRRMKNIRFHAGCFKFHSAAKTLVDKV; encoded by the coding sequence ATGTTTGAGCTCATCCAAAAACACATACAACTCAGAATAAGCGAGCAATCAAAAGTCACCAAAATTAGAAAGGCCAAAGGCAAGTCTTCTTTCGGACTTTCTCAGCTTTCATCGGATAAACTGAAGATCCCAATTACGAACTACGGCGCCGAAGTGTTCCGATTGCTGGTTGAGTTCATTCATTGCGGGGAGGTCAACATTAATGAAGACACATTAGCGGATCTATTCTGCGGAGCAAGTCAGTTTGAAGTTTCGGAACTTCCCGGGGCCTGTCTTGATTTCGTTGAAAGATATGTAAAACTGCGTCGCATGAAGAATATCCGATTTCACGCAGGGTGCTTCAAGTTTCATTCGGCCGCCAAGACACTTGTAGATAAGGTTTGA